The Ornithinimicrobium faecis genome includes a window with the following:
- a CDS encoding UDP-glucose dehydrogenase family protein: MRISVIGTGYLGAVHAAGMAELGFDVVGVDIDAAKVESLNQRRMPFYEPNSDPLLDKHVGKGLRFTTDMAEIADADVHFVCVGTPQRKNSLAADMAFVNSSIDAMIPFLKDGSLVVGKSTVPVGTAEKLAERIEVATPESVSVELAWNPEFLREGFAVQDTLHPDRLVFGVNGDNAEGILREVYARAIGDDTPVVVTDLPTAELVKVAANSFLATKISFINAMAEICDVTGADVTALADAIGHDERIGRKFLNAGVGFGGGCLPKDIRAFSARASELGAGQSLAFLNEVDAINLRRREQVVNLVREHLGTLHGRRVAVLGAAFKPDSDDVRDSPALSIAGQLHLAGAQVSVYDPKAMPNAARIFPTLNYADSATEAIADAEAVLHLTEWPEFRELDPAVIGADVANKLMIDGRNLLDRDAYRQAGWTYVGLGRP, translated from the coding sequence ATGCGCATCTCCGTGATCGGAACGGGCTATCTCGGGGCGGTGCACGCCGCGGGGATGGCCGAACTCGGCTTCGATGTGGTCGGGGTCGACATCGACGCGGCCAAGGTCGAGTCGCTGAACCAGCGCCGGATGCCGTTCTATGAGCCCAACTCTGATCCGCTGCTGGACAAGCACGTTGGAAAGGGGCTGCGGTTCACCACCGACATGGCCGAGATCGCCGATGCTGACGTCCATTTTGTCTGCGTTGGCACCCCGCAGCGCAAGAACAGCCTCGCCGCGGACATGGCCTTTGTGAACTCCTCGATCGACGCCATGATCCCCTTCCTCAAGGACGGCTCGCTGGTGGTGGGCAAGTCCACCGTGCCGGTTGGCACCGCCGAGAAGCTGGCCGAGCGGATCGAGGTCGCCACGCCGGAGAGCGTCTCGGTCGAGCTGGCGTGGAACCCCGAGTTCCTGCGCGAGGGCTTCGCGGTCCAGGACACGCTGCACCCGGACCGTCTGGTGTTCGGCGTCAACGGCGACAACGCCGAGGGCATCCTGCGCGAGGTCTATGCCCGCGCCATTGGTGACGACACCCCGGTCGTGGTCACCGACCTGCCGACCGCCGAGCTGGTCAAGGTCGCTGCCAACTCGTTCCTGGCCACCAAGATCTCGTTCATCAACGCGATGGCCGAGATCTGCGACGTGACTGGCGCTGACGTCACCGCGCTGGCTGACGCGATCGGCCACGACGAGCGGATCGGCCGCAAGTTCCTCAATGCCGGGGTCGGCTTCGGCGGCGGCTGCCTGCCCAAGGACATCCGGGCGTTCAGCGCGCGGGCGTCCGAGCTGGGCGCCGGTCAGTCACTGGCCTTCCTCAACGAGGTGGACGCCATCAACCTCAGGCGCCGCGAGCAGGTGGTCAACCTGGTGCGCGAGCACCTCGGCACGCTGCACGGACGTCGGGTTGCCGTGCTCGGCGCGGCCTTCAAGCCGGACTCCGATGACGTGCGTGACTCGCCCGCGCTGTCCATCGCCGGTCAGTTGCACCTGGCCGGCGCACAGGTCAGCGTCTATGACCCCAAGGCGATGCCCAATGCCGCCCGGATCTTCCCCACGCTCAACTATGCCGACTCCGCGACCGAGGCCATCGCCGACGCCGAGGCCGTGCTGCACCTGACCGAGTGGCCCGAGTTCCGCGAGCTCGACCCGGCAGTGATCGGCGCCGACGTGGCCAACAAGCTGATGATCGACGGCCGCAACCTGCTCGACCGCGACGCCTACCGCCAGGCCGGGTGGACCTACGTCGGCCTCGGCCGCCCCTGA
- a CDS encoding glycosyltransferase, with protein MRRILVVTVVHHPGDARIRHRQIESLLAAGWRVTYAAPFSDYGLTRPVGIPGLVPIEVPRASGRRRLTALKAARQLLRDQAPGHDVVLLHDAELLLAVRGLRDLPPVVWDVHEDTAAALEVRPWVPDTLRSPAAWGVRRLEHWAEDRMPLLLAEHEYAGRFRKEHPVVPNTTRVPIHPIPPGRRDDEGRQRVVYLGTLTAERGAHELIAVGRHLEAATSGDVRVHVIGQAHGEAVPALREAAREGVVVWHGFVPSDKALPMLDGALAGLSLLHDEANFRHSMPTKVIEYLAHGVPAISTPLPVPAELLRRTGAGVLVPFRDVSATVDAVLGLHRDPERAAELGRAGHRAAAEGYNWETVAPVFIAALEAAASPH; from the coding sequence ATGCGACGCATCCTGGTCGTCACCGTCGTCCACCACCCGGGCGACGCCCGGATCCGCCACCGACAGATCGAGTCGCTGCTCGCAGCGGGTTGGCGCGTGACCTACGCCGCGCCCTTCTCGGACTACGGACTGACCCGGCCCGTCGGCATACCGGGTCTGGTGCCGATCGAGGTGCCGCGCGCCTCCGGGCGCCGCCGCCTGACCGCACTCAAGGCCGCCCGGCAGCTGCTGCGCGACCAGGCACCGGGTCACGACGTCGTGCTCCTGCACGACGCCGAGCTGCTGCTCGCGGTGCGGGGCCTGCGCGACCTGCCGCCGGTGGTGTGGGACGTGCACGAGGACACCGCTGCTGCGCTGGAGGTCCGCCCCTGGGTGCCCGACACGCTGCGCTCGCCCGCTGCCTGGGGCGTGCGCCGCCTGGAGCACTGGGCCGAGGATCGGATGCCGCTGCTGCTGGCCGAGCACGAATATGCCGGGAGGTTCCGCAAGGAGCACCCGGTCGTCCCCAACACCACCCGCGTGCCGATCCACCCCATACCGCCGGGCCGACGTGACGACGAGGGACGCCAGCGGGTCGTCTATCTGGGCACCCTCACCGCCGAGCGCGGCGCGCACGAACTGATCGCCGTCGGTCGGCACCTGGAGGCCGCGACCAGCGGAGACGTGCGGGTGCACGTCATCGGCCAGGCCCACGGGGAGGCCGTCCCTGCGTTGCGCGAGGCTGCGCGGGAGGGGGTCGTCGTGTGGCACGGGTTCGTGCCCAGCGACAAGGCCCTGCCGATGCTCGACGGGGCGCTCGCCGGCCTGTCCCTGCTGCACGACGAGGCCAACTTCCGGCACTCGATGCCCACCAAGGTGATCGAGTATCTCGCCCACGGTGTCCCCGCGATCAGCACCCCGCTGCCGGTCCCGGCAGAACTGTTGCGCCGCACCGGGGCTGGCGTGCTGGTGCCGTTCAGGGACGTCTCGGCGACGGTCGATGCGGTCCTGGGGCTGCACCGCGACCCGGAGCGTGCGGCCGAGCTGGGCCGCGCGGGCCATCGCGCCGCAGCCGAGGGCTACAACTGGGAGACCGTCGCTCCCGTGTTCATCGCGGCCCTCGAGGCCGCCGCTTCCCCCCACTGA
- a CDS encoding ABC transporter ATP-binding protein — protein sequence MAAPESERDAVVADPGRVPSVIASHVSITYRVFSPGRAAEDNTEDAETGALKRLLRRSTQGVGVREVAAVKDVSFVAYPGESIAVLGRNGSGKSTLLRTIAGLVPPTSGRLWLHGRAALLGVNGVLIARLSGRRNIWIGCLAMGMSPDEIRAKQDDIVEFADIGEFIDMPMNSYSSGMAARLRFAISTAIVPDILVVDEALSTGDTQFRARATARIKEIRQQAGTVFMVSHTPATIESMCDRALWIDEGRLLADGQPKPVAGLYTRKYGEDRHVWRERYAEVHRVIDEQGLEAARDLLRRWEPEGGW from the coding sequence ATGGCCGCGCCTGAGTCTGAGCGGGACGCCGTCGTCGCGGACCCGGGCCGGGTCCCCTCCGTAATCGCCTCGCACGTCAGCATCACCTATCGCGTCTTCAGCCCCGGACGCGCCGCCGAGGACAACACCGAGGACGCTGAGACCGGTGCCCTGAAGCGGCTGCTGCGCCGCAGCACCCAGGGCGTTGGGGTGCGCGAGGTCGCGGCGGTCAAGGACGTCTCCTTCGTGGCCTATCCGGGAGAGTCGATCGCTGTCCTCGGCCGCAACGGCTCGGGCAAGTCCACCCTGCTGCGCACCATTGCCGGCCTGGTGCCGCCCACCTCGGGCCGGCTCTGGCTCCACGGCCGCGCCGCCCTCCTGGGCGTCAACGGTGTGCTGATCGCCAGGCTGAGCGGGCGGCGCAACATCTGGATCGGGTGTCTGGCGATGGGCATGTCGCCGGACGAGATCCGGGCCAAGCAGGACGACATCGTGGAGTTTGCGGACATCGGTGAGTTCATCGACATGCCGATGAACTCCTACTCCTCCGGCATGGCCGCGCGCCTGCGGTTTGCCATCTCCACCGCGATCGTGCCGGACATCCTCGTCGTGGACGAGGCGCTGTCGACCGGTGACACTCAGTTCCGGGCTCGCGCCACCGCGCGGATCAAGGAGATCCGGCAGCAGGCCGGGACCGTCTTCATGGTCAGCCACACTCCCGCCACGATCGAGTCCATGTGCGATCGGGCGCTGTGGATCGACGAGGGCCGACTGCTGGCCGACGGCCAGCCAAAGCCGGTCGCTGGCCTCTACACCCGCAAGTACGGTGAGGACAGGCACGTCTGGCGCGAGCGGTATGCCGAGGTGCACCGCGTCATCGACGAGCAGGGTCTGGAGGCGGCGCGGGATCTGTTGCGCCGCTGGGAGCCGGAGGGAGGGTGGTGA